The following coding sequences are from one Halictus rubicundus isolate RS-2024b chromosome 11, iyHalRubi1_principal, whole genome shotgun sequence window:
- the LOC143358812 gene encoding uncharacterized protein LOC143358812, with the protein MLWSEVGFGFVRRFVSNTSPAPARATPEFSRQGSIKFVWNIELFWRSTGFRDNASALEFTLPVLDAYAMGRSFPIGPWLNTAPTAKLEASVVTTKGCEKFGNCRRGSAQIRSRRVSKAVWALPSHTR; encoded by the exons ATGCTTTGGTCTGAGGTAGGATTTGGGTTTGTCCGGAGGTTCGTGAGCAACACCTCGCCGGCGCCTGCGAGAGCCACCCCCGAATTCTCCAGACAAGGATCTATTAAGTTTGTTTGGAACATTGAATTATTTTGGAGGTCTACAGGGTTTCGGGACAATGCGTCTGCGTTGGAGTTCACCTTACCAG TTCTAGATGCATACGCGATGGGGAGGTCTTTCCCTATAGGCCCTTGGCTCAATACAGCCCCTACAGCGAAATTGGAAGCGTCTGTGGTAACTACGAAGGGTTGTGAGAAATTTGGGAATTGCAGGAGGGGTTCTGCACAGATAAGATCCCGGAGGGTTTCGAAGGCCGTTTGGGCTTTACCGTCCCATACTAGATGA